Proteins from one Ardenticatena maritima genomic window:
- a CDS encoding AAA family ATPase, with amino-acid sequence MSMTPETFRATAAAIEQEVGRVIVGQQALIRGVLITLLAGGNALLEGVPGLGKTMLIRTLADVLDVQFSRIQFTPDLMPADITGTNIIAEDEQGRRFFRFEPGPIFANLVLADEINRATPKTQSALLEAMQERTVTVARQIHTLPQPFFVLATQNPLEMEGTYPLPEAQLDRFFFKIDVPFPSVEELVEIARRTTGAETPRAQTVADGATVLAMQALAREVPIADAVLTYVARLVRATHPTDANAPDTVRRYVRYGASPRGMQAIILAAKITALLDGRFNVAFDDVRAVATPALRHRIGLNFEALAEGVSTDTIVETLLDHVQPQAAL; translated from the coding sequence ATGTCCATGACGCCCGAAACGTTCCGCGCCACCGCCGCCGCCATCGAACAGGAGGTTGGGCGCGTGATTGTCGGCCAGCAGGCGCTCATCCGGGGGGTGCTCATCACCTTGCTGGCGGGAGGGAACGCCCTCCTGGAAGGGGTGCCCGGCTTGGGCAAAACCATGCTCATTCGCACGCTGGCTGATGTGCTGGATGTGCAGTTTAGCCGCATTCAATTCACGCCCGACCTGATGCCTGCGGACATCACGGGCACGAACATTATCGCTGAAGACGAGCAGGGGCGGCGCTTCTTCCGCTTCGAGCCGGGGCCCATTTTCGCCAATCTCGTGCTGGCGGACGAAATCAACCGCGCCACGCCCAAAACCCAATCGGCGCTGTTGGAAGCCATGCAGGAGCGTACCGTCACCGTTGCCCGCCAGATTCACACATTGCCGCAACCTTTCTTTGTGCTGGCAACCCAAAACCCGCTGGAAATGGAAGGGACATATCCGCTCCCCGAAGCCCAATTGGACCGCTTTTTCTTCAAAATTGATGTGCCCTTCCCCAGTGTGGAAGAGTTGGTGGAAATCGCGCGGCGTACCACAGGCGCGGAAACGCCTCGCGCGCAAACTGTTGCCGATGGCGCAACCGTGCTTGCCATGCAGGCGCTCGCCCGCGAAGTCCCCATCGCTGACGCCGTGTTGACCTACGTCGCGCGCCTGGTGCGTGCGACCCACCCCACCGACGCCAACGCCCCCGACACCGTGCGGCGGTATGTGCGCTATGGAGCGTCTCCGCGTGGGATGCAAGCCATCATCCTGGCGGCGAAAATCACCGCCCTGCTCGACGGGCGCTTCAATGTCGCGTTCGACGATGTGCGCGCCGTGGCGACGCCAGCCTTGCGGCACCGCATTGGCTTGAACTTCGAGGCGCTCGCCGAGGGCGTCAGCACGGATACGATTGTGGAAACCTTGCTCGACCACGTCCAGCCGCAAGCCGCCTTGTGA
- a CDS encoding ABC transporter ATP-binding protein has protein sequence MSTQPLAIETRHLTKRYGSLVAVDSLSLAIPRGVVCGFIGPNGAGKTTTLRMLAGLLKPTSGEIRIEGVDILAEPERIPWLIGYMPDFFGVYHDMKVWEYLDFFARAYRIPAARRPGLIADLLELVDLSHKRDAFVQSLSRGMRQRLCLAHTLVHDPHVLLLDEPASGLDPRARVEMRELLRELGRMNKTVFISSHILTELAELCDMVVIIEKGKLVTAGNVREISAMTQGYRLLQVELLAPDRDTPKALELLRQTPGVQDVFTTDDHLEIAFAGDAAQQAALLERLIHAGISVLTFGEATTDLEDLFLQLTKGEVQ, from the coding sequence ATGAGTACCCAGCCCCTCGCTATCGAAACACGCCATCTCACCAAGCGCTATGGTTCGCTCGTGGCGGTGGATTCGCTTTCGCTCGCGATTCCACGGGGTGTTGTCTGCGGCTTCATTGGACCCAATGGCGCCGGCAAAACCACCACCCTGCGCATGCTCGCCGGCTTGCTCAAACCGACGTCGGGTGAAATTCGCATCGAGGGGGTGGACATTCTCGCCGAACCGGAGCGCATCCCCTGGCTGATTGGCTACATGCCCGACTTTTTCGGTGTCTATCATGACATGAAAGTTTGGGAATACCTCGATTTCTTTGCGCGCGCCTACCGTATCCCCGCCGCTCGGCGTCCCGGATTGATTGCTGACTTGCTCGAACTGGTGGACCTGTCGCACAAACGCGACGCATTCGTGCAGTCGCTCAGCCGCGGCATGCGCCAGCGGCTCTGTTTGGCGCATACTCTCGTGCACGACCCCCATGTGCTCTTGCTGGACGAGCCCGCCAGTGGGCTGGACCCCCGCGCCCGTGTGGAAATGCGCGAATTATTGCGCGAACTGGGGCGCATGAACAAAACCGTCTTCATTTCCAGCCACATCCTGACCGAATTGGCCGAACTCTGCGACATGGTGGTCATCATCGAAAAGGGGAAACTGGTCACGGCGGGCAATGTGCGCGAAATCAGCGCCATGACCCAGGGGTATCGGCTCTTGCAGGTGGAACTGCTCGCCCCTGACCGCGATACCCCCAAAGCCCTGGAACTGCTTCGTCAAACGCCCGGCGTCCAAGACGTTTTCACCACCGACGACCATCTGGAAATCGCATTTGCCGGCGACGCCGCGCAACAAGCCGCGTTGCTGGAACGCCTCATCCACGCGGGGATTTCCGTGCTTACATTTGGCGAAGCCACCACCGACCTGGAAGACCTCTTCTTGCAACTGACGAAAGGCGAGGTGCAATGA
- a CDS encoding DUF58 domain-containing protein — MTLQREDAPLLESAFLRRLEQLTLVSRQVRRGMLQGERRSPKRGLSVEFADYRPYVPGDDLRQLDWNVYARLERFFIKLFVEEEDITVHLLLDASRSMAWGAPSKLRLAVQTAAAIGYIALNHLDRVTLTRFGATRDTLPPRRGRQAALALFDFLQQTRAEGATHMGEHLRAYAAAARHPGPLYLITDLLDPTWQDGMRALLARQFEINILHILAPDERTPDFFGDWRLRDAETGQTVEITLDNALLDAYHRHLNAWLDEVRQWCQARAITHVLVPSETALDALLFGLLQRYGLLR; from the coding sequence ATGACGCTTCAACGTGAAGACGCCCCCTTGCTCGAAAGCGCTTTTTTGCGCCGATTGGAACAACTGACGCTTGTCAGCCGACAGGTGCGGCGTGGCATGTTGCAGGGGGAGCGCCGCAGCCCCAAACGGGGGCTTTCGGTGGAATTTGCCGACTATCGCCCATATGTGCCCGGCGATGATTTGCGTCAACTGGATTGGAACGTCTATGCGCGGCTGGAACGCTTTTTCATCAAACTCTTTGTTGAAGAAGAAGACATCACCGTCCATCTTCTTTTGGATGCGAGCCGTTCCATGGCGTGGGGTGCGCCTTCCAAACTGCGCCTGGCTGTGCAGACAGCCGCCGCCATCGGCTACATCGCCCTCAACCATCTCGACCGGGTGACGCTCACGCGCTTTGGGGCAACGCGCGACACCTTGCCGCCCCGCCGTGGGCGGCAAGCCGCACTGGCGTTGTTCGACTTCTTGCAGCAGACGCGCGCCGAGGGCGCTACACACATGGGCGAACACTTGCGGGCATACGCCGCCGCAGCACGCCACCCTGGCCCGTTGTACCTCATCACCGACCTGCTCGACCCCACCTGGCAAGACGGCATGCGCGCCCTGCTGGCACGCCAATTTGAAATCAACATCCTGCACATTCTGGCGCCTGATGAGCGCACCCCTGATTTTTTTGGCGATTGGCGCTTGCGTGATGCCGAAACGGGGCAGACCGTGGAAATCACATTGGACAACGCCTTGCTGGATGCGTACCACCGCCACCTCAACGCCTGGCTTGATGAGGTGCGGCAGTGGTGTCAGGCGCGCGCCATCACGCATGTGTTGGTGCCGTCCGAAACCGCGCTCGATGCGTTGTTGTTTGGGCTTCTGCAACGGTATGGTCTGTTGCGGTAG
- a CDS encoding ABC transporter permease produces the protein MKLARLPRPTTIEINPVLLKEIRGRMRGVRAFILLTANLALLAFFTGLFYLAQRSSMGTPFGPTPAEVGWNLFVAIAFMQFLIILFGVPSLAANTISSEYENQTYEMLLTTPLSARSIVLGKLFAMLAYVVITLLSALPLYSLVYVLGGFRWTDVFKANVGMLFLATLFSIITMCNSAWLRRTVRASGLSYFLIGGWTAFPYVFAIFDGILNEASPLRLWFLFSPLSFYASLLAASENSILHGSSGQTSTQTPTWQLSVFLFVAVVAVFFILTTRLVLPEARRAPRSRTFVMIALVVVAVTIAALLVHPPSVWKTIFERPAF, from the coding sequence ATGAAACTCGCACGCCTCCCCCGCCCCACCACAATTGAAATCAACCCGGTGTTGCTGAAAGAAATTCGTGGGCGTATGCGCGGCGTGCGCGCCTTCATCCTGCTCACGGCGAACCTGGCGCTACTCGCCTTCTTCACCGGGCTTTTTTACCTGGCGCAACGCTCAAGCATGGGCACGCCTTTTGGGCCTACGCCGGCGGAAGTGGGCTGGAACCTTTTTGTCGCGATCGCCTTCATGCAGTTTCTCATTATTCTGTTTGGCGTTCCCTCGCTTGCCGCCAACACCATCAGTAGCGAGTATGAAAACCAAACCTACGAAATGTTGTTGACAACGCCGCTCTCGGCGCGCAGCATCGTTCTGGGAAAACTCTTCGCCATGCTGGCGTATGTGGTCATCACGCTTCTCTCTGCGTTGCCCCTGTACAGTCTTGTGTATGTGTTGGGGGGCTTCCGGTGGACGGACGTCTTCAAAGCCAACGTGGGCATGCTCTTCCTCGCCACCTTGTTTAGCATCATCACCATGTGCAACTCCGCCTGGCTGCGACGCACCGTGCGCGCTTCTGGGCTTTCCTACTTCCTGATTGGTGGCTGGACGGCGTTCCCCTATGTTTTTGCCATTTTTGATGGTATCCTGAATGAGGCCTCCCCACTGCGCCTTTGGTTTCTCTTCTCCCCCCTTTCGTTCTATGCCTCATTGCTCGCCGCTTCTGAAAACAGCATTTTGCATGGCTCGAGCGGGCAAACCAGCACGCAAACGCCCACTTGGCAATTGAGCGTTTTCCTCTTTGTGGCAGTCGTCGCCGTTTTCTTCATCTTGACGACGCGTCTGGTGCTCCCCGAAGCACGCCGAGCGCCGCGCTCACGCACCTTTGTCATGATTGCGCTGGTCGTTGTGGCTGTGACGATTGCCGCTTTGTTGGTGCATCCCCCATCTGTATGGAAAACGATTTTCGAGCGCCCCGCATTCTAG
- a CDS encoding glycosyltransferase family 39 protein has translation MTNRQRTQWGILGLTLLAFALRIHRIDVQSWWWDEGYSTYLARHGIITAIKMTSVDIHPPLYYVLLSIWGTFTGYTEFSTRLFSTFLNVLLIPFIYQVGKKGFNERVGFWAALVSVFSPLYVYYSQEVRMYTLFALEYLAAIWLLMRLAESERWSWRTLGALILVESAMMYTHYFSSVGIVCINLVLLVLLARQHGALRWQNARAWFISQVLAAVSYFPWLPFAIRQSLRHSDERATPLPFMDFITLVWHFFNIGVRGALGNPGQEPPRPFVVAASGWFGVFFVAAFVFVVVRWWRERRTGDLGMLSLWTAAFAIPLLAVFGLMQWKPLIHPRYVMMLTPALFLTVGALLADLSQPKRWRWLSWGLLLALLLSISATFARGLWIVYYDEAYYRADTRSLARYLDSVTTADDAIVFDSEDYTLEQYYTGPAPIRGIKMRGREAAGLADLQAVSAGKKRVFLIHWDLSVTDDKRFLPFLLETAGRLADHQTFHGYDVWMYELERPVEMPPLTPTAVNFNNTFYLQGLFSETRAYAGEGVPVALQWHMPAPVDVDYKVSVFLLDEAGQLINNMDIMMMNELHRYTTRWDVGETTTTYHVVPVPLGTPPGTYRIATTVYEEEALRGLDVLDEAGNPAGRIAVLGTVEIMPPRLLADPYDTMEGIPIEKPRTLGEGVALDGALLPKTSAAPGERLPVVLLLHADEAGLPDNPFTVEIVRGDTVLGAATDHVGYGRYPVSQWQPGYPVLERRFVIISPDAGEGPATVRVRWGEGEPLTIGEITIEGRARLFEPPAFEHAIGESFPGVAELVGATLAEPYNAATGTATVRLVWQAINDAPIATPYVVSVQVLNAEGRLIGQSDHEPGNGATPTTSWVAGEYIEDTHTITFRETPQAGARIIVVMYDPVTFQRLTTTNGTDTIELPFSITP, from the coding sequence ATGACCAACCGACAGCGTACCCAATGGGGCATACTGGGGCTTACACTGCTGGCGTTTGCCCTTCGTATTCACCGGATTGATGTTCAAAGTTGGTGGTGGGATGAAGGGTATAGCACCTATCTGGCACGGCATGGTATCATCACCGCCATCAAAATGACTTCGGTGGATATCCATCCGCCGCTCTACTACGTCTTGCTTTCGATTTGGGGCACATTTACCGGCTATACTGAATTTTCCACGCGCCTCTTCTCCACCTTTTTGAACGTGTTGCTCATCCCGTTCATCTACCAGGTGGGCAAAAAAGGGTTCAATGAACGTGTGGGGTTTTGGGCGGCGTTGGTGAGCGTCTTTTCGCCGCTTTACGTTTACTACTCGCAAGAAGTGCGCATGTACACGCTCTTTGCGCTCGAATACCTGGCCGCCATCTGGCTGCTGATGCGTCTGGCGGAAAGCGAGCGCTGGTCGTGGCGCACGTTGGGGGCGCTCATTCTCGTCGAATCGGCGATGATGTACACCCACTATTTCTCATCGGTGGGAATTGTCTGTATCAATCTGGTATTGCTGGTGTTGCTGGCGCGCCAACACGGCGCGCTGCGCTGGCAAAATGCACGCGCCTGGTTTATCTCTCAGGTGCTGGCTGCCGTCTCGTATTTCCCATGGCTGCCTTTCGCCATCCGCCAATCGTTGCGCCACAGCGATGAACGCGCCACCCCACTGCCCTTCATGGACTTCATCACCCTGGTGTGGCATTTCTTCAACATTGGCGTGCGCGGCGCACTGGGCAACCCGGGCCAAGAACCACCGCGCCCCTTCGTCGTCGCCGCCTCAGGCTGGTTTGGCGTCTTCTTCGTGGCGGCGTTTGTGTTCGTAGTGGTGCGCTGGTGGCGCGAACGCCGCACCGGCGATTTGGGCATGCTCAGCCTCTGGACTGCCGCGTTTGCCATCCCGTTGCTCGCCGTGTTCGGGCTGATGCAGTGGAAGCCGCTCATTCACCCCCGCTATGTGATGATGCTCACACCCGCGCTCTTCCTGACGGTGGGCGCACTCCTCGCCGACCTCTCACAGCCAAAGCGGTGGCGCTGGCTCAGTTGGGGGCTCTTGCTGGCGCTGCTGCTCAGTATCAGCGCCACATTTGCGCGCGGCTTGTGGATTGTCTATTACGATGAAGCCTACTACCGCGCCGACACACGCAGCCTCGCCCGCTATCTTGACAGTGTGACCACCGCCGACGATGCCATTGTGTTCGACTCGGAAGATTACACGCTTGAGCAGTATTACACTGGTCCCGCGCCCATTCGCGGCATTAAAATGCGTGGGCGTGAAGCCGCGGGGCTGGCTGATTTGCAAGCCGTCAGCGCCGGCAAAAAGCGCGTCTTCCTCATTCACTGGGACCTCTCGGTGACGGACGACAAACGCTTCCTGCCCTTCTTGCTGGAAACCGCTGGGCGGCTCGCCGACCATCAAACGTTCCACGGCTACGATGTCTGGATGTACGAACTGGAACGCCCGGTGGAAATGCCGCCGCTCACACCGACGGCTGTCAACTTCAACAACACCTTCTATCTGCAAGGTCTGTTTAGCGAAACGCGCGCCTACGCGGGTGAAGGTGTGCCGGTCGCGCTTCAATGGCACATGCCCGCCCCCGTGGACGTGGATTACAAGGTGTCGGTCTTCCTGCTGGACGAAGCGGGGCAACTCATCAACAACATGGATATCATGATGATGAATGAACTGCACCGCTACACCACGCGGTGGGATGTGGGCGAAACCACCACGACCTACCACGTGGTGCCGGTCCCGCTGGGCACGCCGCCAGGCACCTACCGCATCGCCACCACCGTGTACGAAGAAGAAGCCCTGCGTGGGCTGGATGTTCTTGACGAAGCCGGCAACCCCGCGGGGCGCATAGCGGTGCTGGGTACGGTCGAAATCATGCCGCCGCGCTTGCTCGCCGACCCTTACGACACCATGGAAGGCATTCCCATCGAAAAACCGCGCACGCTGGGCGAAGGCGTCGCGCTGGATGGCGCGCTCCTGCCCAAGACCAGCGCCGCGCCGGGCGAACGCCTGCCAGTTGTGCTCCTGCTTCACGCCGACGAAGCCGGCTTGCCCGATAATCCCTTCACCGTGGAGATTGTGCGCGGCGATACCGTGCTGGGTGCTGCCACCGACCACGTGGGCTACGGGCGCTATCCCGTTTCGCAATGGCAACCGGGCTATCCCGTGCTGGAACGCCGCTTTGTCATCATCTCCCCCGACGCCGGCGAAGGTCCCGCGACGGTGCGTGTGCGCTGGGGCGAAGGGGAACCGCTTACCATCGGCGAAATCACCATCGAAGGGCGCGCGCGCCTGTTTGAACCACCCGCGTTCGAGCATGCTATTGGCGAGTCATTCCCCGGCGTCGCCGAACTAGTTGGCGCAACACTCGCCGAACCCTACAACGCCGCAACCGGTACCGCCACCGTGCGCCTGGTCTGGCAAGCCATCAACGACGCGCCCATCGCCACGCCCTACGTCGTCTCTGTGCAGGTATTGAACGCCGAGGGGCGACTCATCGGGCAAAGCGACCACGAACCGGGCAACGGCGCAACGCCCACCACCTCGTGGGTGGCGGGTGAATACATCGAAGACACGCACACCATCACCTTCCGCGAAACACCGCAAGCGGGGGCGCGCATCATCGTGGTCATGTACGATCCGGTCACCTTCCAGC